One genomic segment of Flavobacteriales bacterium includes these proteins:
- a CDS encoding alpha/beta fold hydrolase has translation MKLFSRVLGEGQPLLIIHGLFGMSDNWQTLAKQFAAFFEVHLIDLPNHGRSPHTDEFSYSHMCEDIKEYISDSNLENAILIGHSLGGKLAMKIAVTEPQLISKLIVVDISPRFYPIHHDKIIEGLQSLDFATLKSRSEADKVLSTYIGEADVRQFLLKSMYWKEKGVLDFRFNLSSISANIANVGEALAEGSSYEKPTLFLKGEHSNYIGEHDEDLIFTHFPNADIENIEDSGHWLHAENPTQFFETVMRFLI, from the coding sequence GTGAAGTTGTTTTCAAGAGTTTTAGGAGAAGGTCAACCCTTGCTAATTATCCACGGCTTGTTTGGTATGTCTGATAATTGGCAAACACTAGCCAAGCAATTTGCTGCTTTTTTTGAAGTGCATTTAATAGACTTGCCTAACCATGGGCGTTCTCCGCACACAGATGAGTTTTCATATTCTCACATGTGTGAAGATATTAAAGAGTATATATCAGATTCTAATTTAGAAAATGCGATTTTAATTGGTCATTCTCTTGGAGGGAAATTGGCTATGAAAATAGCCGTAACAGAGCCGCAATTAATTTCTAAGTTAATAGTAGTTGATATTAGTCCACGCTTTTATCCTATTCACCATGATAAGATAATTGAGGGTTTACAATCTCTTGATTTTGCCACTTTAAAGTCACGTTCCGAGGCAGACAAAGTGTTATCTACATACATAGGTGAAGCTGATGTAAGGCAGTTTTTATTGAAGAGTATGTATTGGAAAGAAAAGGGTGTTTTAGATTTTAGATTTAATCTGTCTTCTATTTCAGCCAATATTGCTAATGTTGGGGAAGCTTTAGCTGAGGGTAGTAGTTATGAAAAGCCTACTTTATTCTTAAAAGGTGAACACTCAAACTACATTGGAGAACACGATGAAGACCTTATATTTACTCATTTCCCAAATGCAGATATTGAAAACATTGAAGATAGCGGACATTGGCTGCATGCTGAAAATCCCACTCAATTTTTCGAAACGGTAATGCGTTTCCTTATTTGA
- a CDS encoding pyridoxine 5'-phosphate synthase, with the protein MTKLSVNINKIATIRNARGGLLPNVPLAAQRCEEFGADGITVHPRPDGRHITYTDVREIKPLVTTEFNVEGYPNSSFLDLVKDVKPHQVTLVPDAPDAITSNAGWDTIKYESMLADIISDLKSCGIRTSIFVDTELKHIEGAAKINTDRIELYTESYANEFLLDKSSAIAPFIDAAKLAHDCGLGINAGHDLNLENLAFFASNIPHLDEVSIGHALISDALYLGLEDTIKRYKNCLK; encoded by the coding sequence ATGACAAAGTTAAGTGTTAATATAAATAAAATTGCTACCATTAGAAATGCTCGCGGTGGCCTACTGCCAAATGTGCCATTGGCTGCTCAACGGTGTGAGGAGTTTGGGGCAGACGGCATAACCGTTCATCCTCGTCCGGATGGTAGACACATTACCTATACTGATGTACGAGAAATAAAACCATTGGTTACTACTGAATTCAATGTTGAGGGTTATCCAAATTCTTCTTTTCTTGATTTAGTGAAAGACGTAAAACCTCATCAAGTGACCTTAGTTCCTGACGCCCCTGATGCCATAACATCTAATGCCGGTTGGGATACCATAAAATATGAAAGTATGCTTGCTGACATTATTTCTGACTTAAAGTCTTGCGGTATTAGGACCTCTATCTTTGTGGATACTGAACTAAAGCATATTGAGGGAGCAGCTAAAATTAATACAGACAGAATTGAGTTATATACAGAAAGTTATGCTAATGAATTTTTGTTAGATAAGTCGTCTGCGATTGCACCTTTCATTGATGCCGCAAAGTTAGCTCACGATTGTGGTTTAGGAATCAATGCTGGTCATGATTTAAACCTTGAAAATTTAGCCTTTTTCGCATCTAATATTCCTCATTTGGATGAAGTATCCATAGGACATGCCTTAATTTCGGATGCCCTATATTTAGGCTTGGAGGATACTATTAAACGCTATAAAAACTGTCTAAAGTGA
- a CDS encoding lamin tail domain-containing protein, producing the protein MKQILFFVASLFSFSLIAQDCSEIFISEYVEGSSNNKAIEIYNPTSSAVDLGAYKVVRYANGNGNIDGSGGSDEMTLSGSLSPYSTWIITNSDTNSTNEFGYIEIELYNMADQLAPEYPSPLYMNGNDAIGLIKNGVLVDLIGKISEDPGDAWTDDVTAGFTDANGGAWWTKNHTLVRKRTVKKGVGSNPILFDPTAEWDSLPNNTWTELGSHDCDCESTPSSIQDNDLTSFIIYPNPAKIGQSLTLKATKGIKELFLINVLGQQMKVEFINSGENTIFNTSNLSKGLYNISMVFDDYSVRTSAIIIK; encoded by the coding sequence ATGAAACAAATTTTATTCTTTGTAGCCTCATTATTCTCTTTTAGTCTTATCGCTCAAGATTGTAGCGAGATATTTATTTCTGAGTATGTTGAAGGTTCATCAAACAACAAAGCTATTGAAATATACAACCCTACTTCATCTGCGGTAGACTTAGGTGCATACAAAGTGGTTCGCTATGCCAATGGTAATGGTAATATTGACGGAAGTGGCGGAAGTGATGAGATGACACTTTCAGGTTCATTAAGTCCATATTCTACTTGGATAATTACAAACAGTGATACAAATTCTACTAATGAGTTTGGCTATATTGAAATTGAACTTTATAATATGGCTGACCAATTAGCCCCAGAATATCCATCGCCATTATACATGAATGGTAATGATGCAATTGGTCTTATTAAAAATGGCGTCTTAGTCGATTTAATTGGAAAAATCAGTGAAGATCCAGGTGATGCTTGGACGGATGATGTTACTGCTGGTTTTACAGATGCTAACGGTGGTGCTTGGTGGACAAAAAACCATACCCTAGTTAGAAAAAGGACAGTAAAAAAAGGTGTTGGTTCCAACCCTATTTTATTTGACCCAACTGCTGAGTGGGACTCATTGCCTAACAACACATGGACTGAATTAGGCTCTCACGATTGCGATTGCGAAAGCACACCTTCATCAATTCAAGATAACGATTTAACATCTTTTATAATTTACCCAAACCCTGCTAAAATCGGACAATCATTAACGCTGAAAGCAACTAAGGGTATCAAAGAATTGTTCTTAATAAATGTTCTTGGACAACAAATGAAAGTAGAATTCATTAATTCTGGAGAGAATACTATTTTTAATACTTCTAACCTCTCAAAAGGGCTGTACAATATAAGCATGGTGTTTGACGATTATTCAGTCAGAACCTCTGCTATTATCATTAAATAA
- a CDS encoding CBS domain-containing protein, with the protein MISKKLISKEIQTVTLEMTGEQALSVMQEFRLSHLAVVEDNKLIGVISEGDIWNMYDEGNKINSISDKIELLCMPLGRDVFEIIKYMDEHKLSLLPIIGDGKYFGAITQQSVIEALASIVAIQESGGVIILEMNKKDYSMSEIAQIVESNNLKILSAYVTDVDEKNNIKLTLKLNKIDIAAVIQTFERYNYNVAASYNYSENTDNLSDRFDSLMRYLNP; encoded by the coding sequence ATGATTTCGAAAAAACTCATATCGAAAGAAATTCAAACTGTTACTCTAGAAATGACTGGAGAGCAAGCCTTGTCAGTTATGCAAGAATTTCGCCTTTCACATTTAGCAGTAGTCGAAGACAATAAATTAATTGGGGTTATTTCAGAAGGGGACATCTGGAATATGTATGATGAAGGGAATAAAATCAACAGTATTTCTGATAAAATTGAATTACTCTGCATGCCCTTAGGAAGAGACGTTTTTGAAATTATTAAATACATGGATGAGCATAAGCTAAGCCTCTTGCCAATTATAGGAGATGGAAAATACTTTGGAGCTATTACTCAGCAATCGGTAATAGAAGCACTAGCATCTATTGTCGCTATCCAAGAAAGTGGCGGTGTTATCATTCTTGAAATGAATAAAAAAGACTACTCTATGAGTGAAATCGCTCAAATTGTAGAGAGTAACAACCTGAAGATTTTGAGTGCTTATGTGACCGATGTTGATGAAAAAAACAATATTAAGCTAACGCTTAAACTTAACAAAATTGATATTGCAGCGGTGATTCAAACATTTGAACGCTACAATTATAATGTAGCTGCTAGTTATAATTATTCTGAAAACACAGATAACCTTTCAGATAGGTTTGATTCATTAATGAGGTATCTCAATCCCTAA
- a CDS encoding polyprenol monophosphomannose synthase gives MSDSLVIIPTYNEKENIERIIRKVFSFEKAFDILIVDDGSPDGTAQIVKSLQTEFKGLHIEERTGKLGLGTAYIHGFKWALKKKFDFIFEMDADFSHDPNDLLRLYAACQEKNNDLAIGSRYTNGVNIVNWPMSRLLMSFFASKYVKFVTGLPVNDSTAGFICYRRSVLETINLDKIQFVGYAFQIEMKFKTWKSGFDIIEVPVVFTDRKEGYSKMDTSIFFEAFIGVIQMKIRSLFTTLKQKPHA, from the coding sequence ATGTCTGACAGCTTAGTAATTATACCAACTTATAACGAGAAAGAAAATATTGAACGAATTATCCGTAAAGTTTTTTCATTTGAAAAAGCGTTTGATATTTTAATTGTCGATGATGGTTCTCCTGATGGTACAGCTCAAATTGTAAAATCACTTCAAACCGAATTCAAGGGGCTGCATATCGAAGAAAGAACAGGAAAGCTTGGTTTAGGAACAGCCTATATTCATGGGTTTAAGTGGGCATTGAAAAAAAAATTCGACTTTATTTTTGAAATGGATGCTGACTTCTCACACGACCCCAATGATTTATTAAGGCTGTATGCTGCTTGTCAAGAAAAAAATAATGATTTAGCAATTGGATCACGATATACAAATGGTGTTAATATTGTAAACTGGCCAATGAGTCGTTTACTGATGTCTTTCTTTGCCTCCAAATACGTAAAGTTTGTAACTGGCTTACCAGTTAATGATTCAACAGCAGGATTTATTTGTTACAGACGGTCAGTTTTAGAAACTATAAATTTGGATAAAATCCAATTTGTAGGTTATGCATTTCAGATTGAAATGAAGTTCAAGACGTGGAAGTCAGGCTTTGATATTATAGAAGTTCCGGTTGTTTTTACTGACCGAAAAGAGGGCTATTCTAAAATGGATACTTCCATATTTTTTGAAGCCTTCATCGGCGTTATTCAGATGAAAATTAGAAGTTTATTTACCACACTCAAACAAAAACCTCATGCCTAG
- a CDS encoding DUF4296 domain-containing protein, with protein sequence MKYFLFASLLLFAFCTNKEQSTQVSISTEDMKEILKERQLLISTLNTYQYDGVISDEKIDSILSSTYLKQGYTEEEFQSSWKYYLKDGKDELYDIYGNILQDFELMLEESRN encoded by the coding sequence ATGAAATATTTTTTATTCGCATCATTATTATTGTTTGCATTTTGCACAAACAAAGAGCAAAGTACTCAAGTTTCAATCAGTACAGAGGACATGAAAGAAATTCTAAAAGAAAGGCAATTGCTCATATCAACACTTAATACGTATCAATATGATGGCGTGATTTCGGATGAAAAAATAGACTCTATACTGTCCTCTACATATTTAAAGCAGGGCTATACGGAAGAAGAATTCCAGTCCAGCTGGAAGTATTACCTTAAGGATGGCAAGGATGAATTGTATGATATTTATGGAAATATTTTACAAGATTTTGAGCTAATGCTGGAAGAGTCTAGGAACTAG
- a CDS encoding T9SS type A sorting domain-containing protein, which yields MKKIYLLLAAIICQTSVFAQMDIATARQQAENSEVTISGVVTNGDELGSPIRYIEDATAGIAIYDPENTEGVNRGDSITVTGILVDYNGLLEIQPVSNLINHGSGYSITPQTITPNSIGEETESELVSIEEVVFENAGQLFSVGIHNFSVAGQNGMIYVKADCEIENTLIPSCPVKLTAISSQYSFTGFDGYQLLVRDENDFEFNGGICYNSPLTQSDITTTSFIVNFTTNSVAGSELSYGLTTDLELGTVNSDSGYVFNHAISLDNLEAGSIYYVQALSYEGVDSAYSAVFAFATQSTSSGEIRLCFNNPVDTTVATIENAQFSGVYTNDSIKAYIDKADSTLDIAVYNHSDNMITNAINDAYGRGVRVRYITCESTTTAALGTLNNNIPWIERPEGMGIMHNKFIVIDADVADSAWVLSGSTNWTSSQIFDDPNHIIMVQDQSVARAYELEFNEMWGSDGDEPDEENAKFGSNKTNNTPHHFIVNGNDFEVYFSPTDNTTLNISNALKSADHEIDFALLVFTNNQLGTTVAEEHESGVEVNGIIEQINTQGSEYEFLLNEGVNVISHQGFGASFHHKYCIVDHANTDSDPLVITGSHNWSGTAETNNDENTMIIHDANIANQFFQEFNERMNEIENQVEPSFNCIDEACIDPMDGTGTYNSEVACEFACTSPTSIQDFQTFEHTLYPNPNNGSFKLEFYSTNSSTKNFKIIDTQGRTIVNDKLQISEGVNTYSLDYNLNIGFYFLEIDNKKIKIIVQ from the coding sequence ATGAAAAAAATATATCTACTACTTGCTGCTATTATCTGTCAAACAAGCGTATTTGCTCAAATGGATATTGCAACAGCTCGACAACAAGCTGAAAATTCTGAAGTAACTATAAGTGGGGTCGTAACAAATGGCGACGAACTCGGAAGCCCCATTCGCTACATTGAAGATGCAACTGCTGGAATTGCAATCTATGACCCCGAAAACACAGAAGGTGTTAACAGAGGCGATAGCATTACAGTTACTGGTATACTAGTTGACTACAATGGTCTACTTGAAATTCAGCCTGTTAGCAACCTTATAAATCATGGTAGCGGATACAGTATTACACCTCAAACTATTACCCCAAATTCAATTGGAGAGGAGACTGAATCCGAGCTTGTAAGTATTGAAGAAGTTGTATTTGAAAATGCTGGTCAACTGTTTAGCGTTGGGATACACAATTTTAGTGTAGCAGGTCAGAACGGAATGATTTATGTAAAAGCTGATTGTGAGATAGAAAATACTCTAATTCCATCCTGCCCAGTTAAATTAACTGCTATATCATCGCAATATTCATTTACTGGATTTGATGGCTATCAGTTACTAGTAAGAGACGAAAATGATTTTGAATTCAACGGTGGTATTTGTTACAATTCACCATTGACACAAAGTGATATTACTACCACAAGCTTTATTGTAAATTTTACAACTAACAGTGTTGCTGGTTCAGAATTAAGTTACGGACTAACAACAGATCTTGAGCTAGGCACTGTAAATTCTGATAGTGGATATGTTTTTAATCATGCTATTTCTTTAGACAATCTTGAGGCGGGAAGCATATATTATGTTCAGGCGTTATCATATGAGGGCGTCGACAGTGCATATTCCGCTGTATTTGCTTTTGCCACTCAATCAACATCCTCAGGAGAAATAAGATTATGTTTTAATAATCCCGTAGACACAACAGTAGCAACAATTGAAAATGCTCAATTCTCAGGTGTATATACCAACGATAGCATTAAAGCCTACATTGACAAAGCAGATTCTACACTTGATATTGCCGTTTACAACCACTCCGACAACATGATTACTAACGCGATTAATGATGCCTACGGAAGAGGAGTTAGAGTAAGGTATATCACTTGCGAATCAACAACGACAGCTGCTTTAGGAACACTAAATAACAATATTCCATGGATTGAACGTCCTGAAGGAATGGGAATTATGCACAATAAATTTATTGTGATTGATGCTGATGTAGCAGACAGTGCATGGGTGCTTTCTGGCTCAACAAACTGGACTTCTAGTCAGATTTTTGATGACCCTAACCATATCATCATGGTGCAGGACCAGTCCGTAGCTAGAGCTTATGAATTAGAATTCAATGAAATGTGGGGCTCTGATGGCGACGAACCTGACGAAGAAAACGCAAAATTTGGAAGCAATAAAACTAATAACACACCTCATCATTTTATAGTGAACGGCAACGATTTTGAAGTGTATTTTTCTCCTACTGACAATACAACCTTGAACATCTCTAATGCATTAAAATCTGCTGATCATGAAATCGACTTTGCTCTATTAGTTTTTACCAACAATCAACTTGGAACTACCGTTGCTGAAGAACATGAAAGCGGTGTTGAGGTAAATGGGATAATAGAACAGATAAATACGCAGGGTTCAGAATATGAGTTTTTATTAAATGAAGGTGTAAACGTAATTTCACATCAAGGATTTGGTGCTAGCTTTCACCACAAATATTGTATCGTAGATCATGCAAATACAGATTCTGACCCACTGGTCATAACGGGTTCTCACAACTGGTCGGGTACTGCTGAAACTAATAACGATGAAAACACTATGATAATTCATGATGCTAATATTGCTAATCAGTTCTTTCAAGAGTTTAATGAGCGAATGAATGAAATAGAAAATCAAGTAGAACCGTCTTTCAATTGTATTGACGAGGCCTGTATAGACCCCATGGATGGAACAGGAACTTATAACTCTGAAGTTGCCTGTGAATTTGCATGTACATCACCAACATCTATTCAGGATTTCCAAACGTTTGAACATACACTGTATCCTAACCCTAATAATGGTAGTTTCAAATTAGAGTTTTATTCAACTAATTCTTCAACCAAAAACTTTAAAATTATTGACACTCAAGGGCGAACAATAGTCAACGATAAATTGCAAATCTCTGAAGGAGTGAATACTTATAGTTTAGATTACAATTTAAATATTGGGTTCTATTTCTTAGAAATTGACAATAAGAAAATTAAAATTATAGTTCAGTAA
- a CDS encoding dihydroorotase gives MPSTLIRNAQIVNEGQIFRSDVLIKDGLIAQIGESIDYVADTIIDANGKHLIPGVIDDQVHFREPGLTHKAEIYTESKAAVAGGITSFMEMPNTNPQTLTQELLEEKYKRASEVSLANYSFFMGASNDNLEEVLKTNPRNVGAVKIFMGSSTGNMLVDNREVLEKIFKESKMLIAVHCEDEETVKANAELARQQFGEDVPIEQHPKIRSVEACYKSSSMAIELAKKHNTRLHVFHLSTAKEIELFRNDIPLEEKRITAEVCIHHLWFDDSQYAEKGTHIKWNPAVKSKSDRDQLFQALLDDKLDIIATDHAPHTLEEKDNTYFKAPSGGPLVQHALSAMLEFYHQGKISLEKVVEKMCHAPAVCFQLEGRGFIRKGYAADLVLVDIDNPWEVSKENILYKCAWSPFEGTTFNSKVTHTWINGHLAYKDGHFDESQKGQRLLFDRV, from the coding sequence ATGCCTAGCACATTAATTCGAAATGCCCAAATCGTTAATGAGGGTCAAATTTTTCGTTCAGATGTGTTAATAAAAGATGGTCTTATTGCTCAAATTGGTGAGTCCATTGACTATGTTGCCGATACCATTATTGATGCAAATGGCAAACACCTTATCCCTGGTGTGATTGATGATCAAGTTCACTTTAGAGAACCAGGACTTACTCATAAAGCAGAAATTTATACAGAGTCTAAAGCCGCTGTTGCTGGAGGTATCACATCCTTTATGGAGATGCCTAATACCAACCCTCAAACTCTTACTCAAGAATTACTCGAAGAAAAGTACAAAAGAGCAAGTGAGGTGTCATTAGCAAATTATTCCTTTTTTATGGGTGCTTCAAATGATAATCTTGAGGAAGTCCTAAAAACCAATCCTAGAAATGTTGGGGCGGTAAAAATATTTATGGGCTCTTCCACTGGAAATATGCTGGTTGATAATAGAGAGGTTTTAGAGAAAATATTCAAAGAGTCTAAAATGTTAATTGCTGTGCATTGTGAAGATGAAGAAACCGTGAAAGCAAACGCTGAATTAGCAAGGCAACAGTTCGGCGAGGACGTTCCTATTGAACAACATCCAAAGATAAGAAGTGTGGAAGCGTGTTATAAATCCTCTTCCATGGCTATAGAGCTTGCCAAAAAACACAATACTCGATTACATGTTTTTCATCTTTCAACAGCCAAAGAGATAGAGTTGTTTAGAAATGATATTCCTCTTGAAGAAAAACGCATAACGGCTGAGGTGTGTATTCACCACTTGTGGTTTGATGATAGTCAGTATGCAGAAAAAGGAACACATATAAAGTGGAACCCTGCTGTTAAAAGCAAATCGGATAGAGACCAACTTTTTCAAGCTTTACTCGATGATAAATTAGATATTATTGCTACGGACCATGCCCCACACACTTTGGAAGAAAAAGACAACACCTACTTTAAAGCACCCTCGGGAGGTCCTTTGGTTCAACATGCATTATCTGCTATGTTGGAGTTTTATCATCAGGGTAAAATAAGTTTAGAGAAAGTGGTTGAAAAAATGTGCCATGCTCCTGCCGTATGTTTTCAATTAGAGGGTAGAGGCTTTATTAGAAAAGGCTATGCGGCTGACCTAGTGTTAGTAGACATAGATAATCCATGGGAAGTTTCAAAAGAAAACATTTTATATAAATGTGCTTGGTCACCATTTGAAGGCACAACCTTTAATTCAAAAGTGACTCATACTTGGATTAATGGTCATCTGGCATATAAGGATGGTCATTTTGATGAATCTCAAAAAGGACAACGCTTATTATTTGACAGGGTATAA
- a CDS encoding TonB-dependent receptor has protein sequence MKQSFFLLCCLLLSFSPFSQTKISGTVIDNTTNEPLFGATIAFDGKGIITDFDGKFTIFSDAKSLDLSASYVGYDKYTKSLKLEGKPIYLNISLNTIVLNEVQVVADLAVDRKTPVAFSTIPLKKINEELASQDIPMVLNSTPGVYATQQGGGDGDARITIRGFNQRNVAVMIDGIPVNDMENGWVYWSNWFGLDAVTRNIQVQRGLGASKIAIPSVGGTMNLLTKGIESRKGGSIKQEVDSYGKIRTSFGYNSGKSENGWGFTFAGSYKRGYGFVEETFSEGFFYYAKLQKSLGKHTLSLSALGAPQQHGQRSYKSDIATYSREYASDLGINDTLFGEIYDKGIGYNKHWGNLNRWELDSNGDTINNIETLNTKKNYYHKPQFSLRDFWAVSDKFYISNIAYASIGNGGGTSLSGNSDNYDEDGQYNFQEAYDFNRNNIDPLYSDTEKSSNTYLLSSINNHYWYGALSTMNYQMNDEFTLSGGIDLRYYKGEHYREVYDLLGGDYVVDSDNQLQTSQIKRVGDKVRYNNDGIVKWSGLFSQLEYSKGNLSAFLNISGSNSAYKRIDHFKKKDLVLDDTTYVEALGTSVQTEVIYDENGSIIGAIKSMAEDTIIHNGIAYTMNSAEARIAETSWKWIRGYTIKTGANYNIDLNNNVFFNIGYISKAPRFNNIYDYSNNLYRDIENEIVKAVEGGYSYRSSKLSANLNGYYTMWENKPSNGGVTILIDDEPIRANINGMDALHKGVEMDLAFRLNDKLTVEGLMSLGDWTWQSQDSVRFYDDNNQPVIDDFGDEVIESFDATGVHVGDAAQTQFGMSLRYEPLDHIYLKVRGTYFDDYYSDFDPLSLDGENAGRESWKIPSYSLVDFHAGYTLKLNKKTKVDFRMSVLNALNEVYISDAQNNDPYNANYTDFDAKSAGVFFGMGRRINLSAKLTF, from the coding sequence ATGAAGCAATCATTTTTTCTTTTGTGCTGCCTGCTTTTAAGCTTTAGCCCATTCAGCCAAACCAAGATTAGTGGCACTGTAATTGACAACACTACTAACGAACCTCTTTTTGGTGCTACTATTGCTTTTGACGGCAAAGGAATAATCACCGATTTTGACGGTAAATTCACTATTTTTTCAGACGCCAAATCGTTAGACTTAAGTGCCTCTTATGTTGGCTATGATAAATACACCAAAAGCTTAAAGCTTGAAGGTAAACCAATCTACCTCAACATCTCATTAAACACAATCGTACTAAATGAAGTTCAAGTCGTAGCTGACCTTGCTGTTGACCGAAAAACGCCCGTAGCATTTTCAACAATACCCTTAAAGAAAATAAATGAAGAGTTAGCTTCACAAGATATTCCTATGGTGTTAAATTCTACTCCAGGCGTATATGCCACTCAACAAGGTGGTGGTGACGGTGATGCACGAATTACTATTAGAGGGTTTAATCAACGAAACGTTGCCGTAATGATTGATGGTATACCAGTCAATGATATGGAAAACGGCTGGGTATATTGGTCCAATTGGTTCGGTCTTGATGCTGTTACTCGAAACATCCAAGTACAGAGAGGGTTAGGAGCTTCAAAAATTGCCATTCCTTCTGTTGGAGGAACTATGAATCTATTGACAAAAGGTATTGAAAGTAGAAAAGGTGGAAGTATAAAGCAAGAGGTTGATTCATATGGTAAAATAAGAACATCCTTTGGGTATAACTCTGGAAAATCAGAAAATGGTTGGGGTTTTACTTTTGCTGGTTCATACAAAAGAGGATATGGCTTTGTTGAGGAGACCTTCAGCGAAGGCTTTTTCTATTATGCCAAGCTTCAAAAATCATTAGGCAAACATACGCTTAGCTTATCTGCTTTGGGAGCACCTCAACAACACGGACAACGTTCTTACAAAAGTGATATAGCTACCTATTCAAGAGAATACGCTTCAGACTTAGGAATTAACGACACTTTGTTTGGTGAAATCTATGACAAAGGCATTGGCTACAACAAACACTGGGGGAATTTAAACCGTTGGGAATTGGATAGTAATGGCGACACTATTAATAATATTGAAACTCTAAACACCAAAAAGAATTACTACCACAAACCTCAATTTTCACTAAGAGATTTTTGGGCAGTTAGCGATAAATTTTACATTTCGAACATTGCATATGCCTCAATAGGTAATGGTGGCGGTACCAGTCTTAGCGGGAATTCTGATAACTATGATGAAGATGGGCAATATAATTTTCAAGAAGCATACGACTTTAACCGAAATAATATAGACCCATTATACAGTGATACAGAAAAGTCGTCAAACACTTATCTTCTTAGTTCAATCAACAACCATTATTGGTATGGCGCTCTTTCTACAATGAACTACCAAATGAATGATGAGTTTACTCTTTCTGGGGGCATTGACTTACGCTATTACAAGGGCGAACACTACCGAGAAGTATATGATTTATTAGGTGGCGACTACGTTGTTGATAGCGACAATCAATTACAAACATCTCAAATCAAACGAGTAGGCGATAAAGTTCGCTACAATAACGATGGAATTGTAAAATGGTCAGGCTTATTTTCTCAATTAGAATACAGCAAAGGAAATCTTAGTGCATTTTTGAATATTTCTGGCTCTAATTCTGCCTACAAACGAATTGATCATTTTAAAAAGAAAGACTTAGTGCTAGATGATACCACTTATGTAGAAGCTCTTGGTACTTCTGTACAAACGGAAGTTATTTATGATGAAAATGGCAGTATTATTGGAGCAATAAAAAGCATGGCGGAAGATACCATCATACACAATGGCATAGCCTATACTATGAATTCTGCTGAAGCAAGAATAGCTGAAACATCATGGAAATGGATAAGAGGATATACAATCAAAACTGGAGCAAATTATAATATTGACCTTAATAATAATGTGTTCTTTAACATTGGGTATATTTCGAAAGCTCCAAGATTCAATAATATTTACGATTACTCTAACAACTTGTACCGTGATATAGAAAACGAAATTGTAAAAGCAGTTGAGGGAGGATACTCCTACCGTTCTTCAAAACTATCAGCTAACCTTAATGGCTACTACACCATGTGGGAAAATAAGCCTTCAAATGGCGGTGTAACTATTCTTATTGACGATGAACCTATCAGAGCCAACATTAATGGTATGGATGCCCTACACAAAGGTGTTGAAATGGATTTAGCTTTCAGGTTAAATGATAAACTTACCGTTGAGGGATTAATGTCTCTTGGCGATTGGACATGGCAATCTCAAGACAGCGTTCGTTTCTATGATGATAATAACCAGCCTGTTATAGATGACTTTGGCGATGAAGTAATAGAATCTTTTGACGCAACAGGAGTGCATGTAGGAGATGCCGCTCAAACACAATTTGGGATGAGCCTTCGATACGAGCCTTTAGACCACATCTACTTAAAAGTTAGAGGAACTTATTTTGATGATTATTATTCCGATTTTGACCCTTTGTCTTTAGACGGCGAAAATGCTGGAAGAGAATCCTGGAAAATACCATCCTATTCTCTAGTAGATTTTCACGCAGGCTACACACTAAAACTTAACAAAAAAACAAAAGTAGATTTCAGAATGAGTGTGCTAAATGCTCTAAATGAAGTATACATTTCTGACGCACAAAACAACGACCCATACAATGCAAACTACACCGACTTTGATGCAAAATCTGCTGGTGTATTCTTTGGAATGGGAAGACGAATAAATCTATCAGCTAAACTTACATTTTAA